CTTTGCTCTCCCATTTCACACAggtgccaaaaaaaaaaaaaaaaaggtgaaggaATCCAATAgtcacaaaaatgaaaaaatgaaaggcaaCCTGGAGAACTTTATCAGTATCTCCACCTAAATTAtctatttcccttttttaatcttttagtTTTATATTCCTAAGTATTTATGAGCTCTtcaagcttttcattttcaccttgcttggtttttcccctttaaCCTTTGTGTTAGAGGAAAACAGGGGGAAAACTGGGGAAACCCAAACACTAGGCACCTACCAGCAGAAAGGAATAAATctaaaagaacattttgaaaaattatagTGTTTCCTCAAAGCTGTCTCCTACATCTGGGGCTCCACAAGGctatttcctattttaaaaatgagaaagattcctcataaaaatgtttcagtgaaAATACCCTAACACACCATTTCTGTGCATACAACAATCTGGATCCAAAGCTTGTTGGATCCTGCAAAGAAACTCCAGCTGACTTGGGAGGGATTTGAGTAAGCCTTTAATTGACTAATTCAGATTTTGTGGCCATGAGCTACTGCCCGAAACTTTGCATTGCCTGATAGCAGTGTTTGCTTTATGTACAGAACTACTAGAAGTGATTTTATAGCTACTCCAGAAATAAACAATGAAAACTGCAATAGTTTTATTATCATTTAATGGAGACCTCTATGATAGTGTTAGTATGCTGAAACAGAGACCATCAGACACATCTGTAATTTTACCATCTGTGCTCCGAATGACCTGTTCCAgccttctgaaaaaaatcagcaatcTCATCTCTGAAGGCATCAGAAAACAGCCTGACACTGTTTCATCCCAGTGGATCATCatacacacagcacagcaatgaatctcacacacagctcacacctGGGACGAGCTTTGGCCTGACTAgttttgcaatttctttttttgaaggaaaaccCAGAAGACTGTCAAGCTCCAGGAGAAATTTTAGCAAACcaagttagaaaaaaacccaaaatagcCATAGTATGCTTCaaggaaattgcagttttgGACCTCTCTGCTGTGGCATTGACCTTTTAACTGCTTCAGAAGGAAGATGCATTATTAAAAAGGCCCATTACTGTTAATCAGCTTCCTTTCCCATTTCATTGCCAGACGTAGGAATGTTCATTAAGGCATAATGTATTTACTTTCAGTTCTAATAAACTTAAtcactgggaaaaaacccccactcaTCAGTCTGTGTCTATTTTTCAAGTTTGTCAGTAAGCTCCATTATAAAGTCTAGACATGGGCTTTGCGGGGTAAATGCAATTCTGGCAGTCTTTTTGGAGGGAGAGAATCAAACCAGTAAAGTTCTATCACCTTTATCCTAAAGATAAATGGTGGCAATAAGCCGATTTCTCTGGTTTCCTCACAGTCATGCAGGTCTACTTAGAGAGAACCAAACAGCCCTGTGAGGAGCAGATGGAGAACACTTCTCCCAGAGGAGCTTTGCTTCCAAATATCACCTCGCTTATTGCCTCGCACAGCAGGTAAGGGATGCTTTGTGACTGTCTGCTGCAGAGGAACTTCTTCCAACCTATTCCTACTCTAGCATGCAGTCTGCAATACCAGGGTTAGGAATTTAATTAGCCCTCTAAAGCTTTTAAGagccaaaaagcagcagaaagctgAGGCAATATGCAGCCTGGTCCTTGTGCTGCTTGATTTCTCTCCGAGTGCTTTTTAGCCACAGCAAGAAGCAGAGGCTGGCAATGACAGGGAAGTTTGCATGAGCCAAGCAAGGAGGTGAATTTATTGTGCACAAACTCCTGCACAAACACTCCTAGGAGTTGCACTGTGTGGGTAATGGTTTTAACTCCAAACCAGCCAATTTGAAGTCGTGAGGCATGGCATGAGTCCTGAGACTTGGTCTATGCAAGTCTTCCTCACAGGATCTAGGATGCCTTCCTAGAGCTTAGTCTGATGGGTTTGGAGCTGGATTAGGTACCTCAGCACTGAGCCATTGAGGGCTGGCATAGAGCAGCAAGTCTCAGGCTCTTGCATGCcactttccctggcagaggagctgtggacAAGTAGGCTCCCTACTTGGGCACAGCTGCAGTCCAGAGACTGCTggacccagagctgctgcagggctgacaCGCCCTGAGCTGCAGGTCAGTGCATCCCAACCACTGACAAGCCTGTAGCTAACGGGGGgcagcctgctctgctctgggacacacacacatgtgcaagGAGCCCAAAATGCCTGAGGTCAGCACCAGATTCCCCACTGCCTCCACAATCTACTGACAAAATAACACACAGTGATCTGTGCATCAGAGTGGACTTCATTATGTAACAGATCTTCAAGACCAAATAATGCAACATTTCTTTAGTCTTTACACATTTGGATGTCATTCCTTAGGCTTCCTCTTTAAACCTCTGCCCAGATAACTTCCTTCCTAGAAGATGTCTTGTGTTTATCAGACTAGACAGGGTATCCAATGCAGGTGCTCATTTTATTTCAGGTTTATGACTTCAAATACAACACAGTTTGGGAAAATTTAAATCCAAAATTTGAATTTGTCTCCCAGTAagttgctgtgctgtgcttgtTGCACAACAGCCTGCACGCTTACAAGCTGAACCAAAATGCAAACAAGACACAACATTAGTTGCCTGGCTGATTTCCAGCAGCCACTTCAAAGTTGCAACGGTGATGTGTTTCAAAACCAGTCATGGGATTGAACATCTTCTACAAGTATTTTATGTCTCATATTACtagtaaaatggaaaaaaactctAACACTACAAGTCTCTGAATGTTTCAGAGAGAACATagacagaggaaaaagcagcaaTTCCAGCTCCTGCATCACTCTGCCTTTCTGCAGTTAGGGACTGATTCAACTCTGCACTCCTTTATATCCCAACTCTTCTTTGGAGCTACTAAAACCACAATGGCTTAGTAGACATCTCTACATTGCAGAATTAGCTGGGAGCATCAACCTTTCAAGGATCATCATTCAGCATGAAACATCCATGTTCTTCGTTGTCCCTGGCCAGGATGGATAGGGATCTGCAAGATTAGAAACTCCACACTGCATAGCTCCTTCCTGAGCTGTCCAAATCCCTTCTTAAATGCATATTCTGGCAACATCCATCTGCAAACAAGCCAGCCAAATTAAACAAATGGGACTCACTTGTAGATCCAATGCTGCAATCTTGCCTTTATCCCCTGAATTCCTCGTGTATTCCTCTATTGTCCATGACGGCTGGGCCCGTTTCACTTCAGCCAGCTCTGTCAACCTCATGTCTGTGTAGAGTGGGTTGCTTTTCATGTGTGACTTCAGTGATGCAGGGTATGGATGAGGACTAAAGACTTGTTCAATCAAGAAAGCATCTTTTGGTTGTTTAGAGAGTCTATGTGGCTGTGGAATTTCATATTGCTTGTCTGCCTGCAATAGGGTTCAAAAGaatttgagagaaaaaacagaactaTGAGGGAGTTAAACACAAAGGACAGAGATATTCCTTTCAGTATCATCATATGACAAAAAATTTACCAGCTAGGACAAAGGTTTTGGATGCCCTTAACCCATTTGCCTGCCTTCTTTTCACAACCAGACCAAAGAGGTACTTTACATAAATAACTCCATGCTTACTAAAACACAAACACTATGCTGATGCAGAAGAGGAAATTTAGGGTTTGTACTGCTTATAGATCATAAAACTATTCTGAAAATGGCCCTGATATCCAGAGAAGCCAAAATGATCTGCAAAGGCTGGAAGACACATGCAGGCTTCTGGGTTTTTGTTTCCAGACCAAATCTTAGCATGAAGCAGTCTTGAGGGAAGACCTCAGCTAGCACACCCTTGGTGCCTCACCATCCATGGTACCATCCAGTGTCAGCCACAGTCCACTGCAGGAGTGAGGAAGGGACTTTCTAAGTCAACATGTCATCCTGATCAGAGCAATGTACAGAAAAGCCAAGGTTTGGGCTTACTAAGGGTAACCTTCCCCTTCTGCAGTCTAGTAAGAACCCATGGTTTCTTGTTCACCCAACTGCACTTATTTCCATCAaacctctccctctcctttctcaACCCTTCTCTGCTCTCATTCCCCAACATAAGGAGATACAGCATGCACATCATGTGGTTACAATTGACAAGGGAGCTTCACGACCCCCAACCCTCCTCACTGTTCatgaaacagaaacaagcaCCCACACTGTGCAGTTTCAACTAAGCAGCTACCAAGTCCAGCACAAGGGCAGCCATGATATCCATGTGATCTGTGAGTAGGGCAGTGGGCAGCTGTTGGGAGGATGGGCAGAGTTTTCCTGACCAAAGAAACTAAAACCACAGCTGCAGTTCCATGATGGGAGGCATAAGACTCATTTAAAGGACCATGAAAAATTGGACAGAGAGAACATAACTACAGTGAGCATCTCATGGCAcactttttttttgagggatTTAAATCCATGAATCCATTTTGTTGGCTTTTAAGTATGCACATGCTTCTCTGATAAAAGTGGTCACAATTCAATTTCAAAATAGCCCTTCTAAAACAACCACTAGAGAATATAATTTTTCCCCACACCCTCTTCATAAGGTAATTGGCAGGCCTCCTTGTATTGTCACTAATGATGAAGAATACCATCATGTTCCAAACATGTCACCCACATTACCCCCCTCCTTCTTCAAAAAAGTGAAGCTTTTAAGGAGCAACTTGGTAATTTTGCAGCTGCCAAGCAAAAACATATAGGTATAAAACCACTCAATTATGATAACAATAATGACAGGCATAACATGGCAGGGCAAAATATTGTCAGACCCTGAGGCTTGTGATGAATATGGAAGACATTCACAACTAAATTTTTTAAGCCCTTATTATGTGAGTTAAAGTTGAAATTACCTCTTTAGATTTCCTGTGCCAATCCTTATTTTCTCCTCCATCTCTCTCTTTCATTTCCTCCTCCGTAATGCCAACTTTGTTGGTGTAAGTAATAGCTCTCCAATCTCGCGGAGAGTTTGAAATACTTGCTATTTTGGATTCAGTTgcactgttttcttctgttaatgATCTTGATGACCTCCTagtaaacaaacttttttttaaggcttttaCTCGAAGACTCTCGCTATTACTTCCACTGGCATCTGAACAACACCATTCTGGATTATTCTCCAGTTTGCCTCCATGAGGAGTACTGTGGCACTGAAATATCTGTGGGGAGTTACTCTCATCTGATCCAGCCTCACTTGTCAAAGAATTGAGATCTATTTGCACGCTGACCTTCTCTGGCTGCTGGATTTTTTGATCCAGCTTGCTTAATTTTCCCAGGACTTGAGAGATTTCTTCTCGGACACCTGAGAGAGATTCCAGTTTCTTCTCTATTTCCCCAATTCTCAAGACCAATTTGCAGACACTCGTTTTCAGTTCATCATCTGTGTTACTGATGTCTGCTCGGACCACTTTATCCATTTTGTTACAGGCACTCCCATTGGAGATCTTAGTCAAATTGTGCTCAGGTGAACTCTCACAGTCTGATTTATGCACCTGAGACAAGGAACCAGTGCTGTTGTAGCATGAAGACTGCATCACTCCTGTGGAGCCACTGATACTCATGTCATCCAAAAACCGAAAAATGTCACTGATGTCATCACTCACAATTTCAGAGTCATCATCTGACTGTTTAAGAGAGTGTCGCTCGCCATACTTGGCTTGGCCTGCTGCACACAAGTCCTTGCATTTCTTGTGGTCCAGAACTTGCTGCTCCGTTTGTGTCCCAACACTCATGGTCCTGTCAATGCTTAAGATCTGGACAGAAGTACAATTAATGCTTTTATCCTTAAATTTTTTGACTGGCTCATGTTTATCCACATCTAGAATGGAAGGAATTTCCTTAGGTTTATGTCCATTTGGTTTCATAGCATAGTTTGCCTGCATGATTGGTTGCTGATCCTTCACATTTAGGTAGGACTGATGTCTGTCAACTGAAGGAAAGTTTGGAGATGGGTTGCTGGAACTCTGGTATCGTGGTTTCTCTTCAGACTGTTTCCTATTAAAAAAGGATCGTTCAAAGTCAGGCACCTCCTCAGTATTTAAACTCCAGCTTTTAGCTGGCCAGGCAGTTTGCTTGGTTGGCTTTCCAGTCCACTTTTTAGTGTCCTGGGGTCCAAGAACAGTAGTTGGGCCAAAATACGTTGAAGCTTGAAGATCATCTAAACTTTCATGCTTCACTCGCCTTTTGTCTGGTATAGGAGAATAAACTGGATTCAAGTACTGGCTGCTGTACGGCATTTCAAAGCTGTGGTTGAAGAAAGTCTGCTTAGagctttctttcctgttctgAGGCTCTCTGCGTCCATCTTCTGGCGTTTTGTTGGATGGTATTAAGTTGGGAGATATAGTAATCAGATTATGAAAATCTTCTttgaatatatttcttttctggacaCACGACTGCATCATGAAAGGCTCGTCACTTGAAATGAAAGTTTCTTTTATGCCTGCACTTATAGGCAAGGAATCCTGGTCTGAAATAGATTCATTTTCAATGTTCATGGGGAAGTATGTACTCTGCATCTCACATGGTGGCGACGTGGCAATGGAGTAGGATGCCAGTGCCTGCAGCCTGTCCAGAGAGGCAGCCCGGCCCTTCATGTCCTTATTAACACCAAGCAAAAAGTTGGGTTCTGATGAAGGGACAAACTGTTGGCAGTCTTTGCAGtccatttttctgcattttgaagaCCTTCTGACTGGAAAGCCCCGGTTAAACTCCTGGTCATTCAGCTCACAGTTGGGCACACAGTCGGGCACACAGTCTGCCATATTGCAGATTTCTGTGTCAGACCTACAGGACTCAAAGGACTCTTTCTTCTTCACTTTATGCCTTGCAACTGGAAGCTTCTCCTTGGCCACTCCCCCATTCATTTGTATGAGGTTGAATATTGTTACTATATCTGCTGCAACCATGATTTTCTTTGATTGCTGATTGTTTACAGTGCATCTCATTTTGTCTTTGAACAAAGTCGCTGGGAAATTAGGATCCAGGCAAGCAGTGTAAAACAACACACTTCTGAGCTTGGCCAACTGGGATAAGTCAAACCTTGCACACAGGGACTTGCAAAGATCTTGGTAAGAAACAGTATTCTGCTTTGTGTCCAGCTCCTCCAATATCTTCACCAGGAAGAGTGAGGATTCCTGGCTGGAATCCATGGCTTAAGCGTATTtcgttgtttagcctggaaacTGCGTTCCACTTCTACAGCAACACAAAAAAGATTGTAAGTCACCCACAGATAATACCCAGGACCTTGTAATTCAGCCCCAGATGGAGCCTGGCTCCCCAGCCATGCAGTCTAGGGCTTGCTTTTATAACCCATCCTCATGTTCCAAACTCCAGGCTGTAATCCTAGCATCGATGAAATCAATACTTAAATGGAATGAGGATTTTATCCAAGGAGGCTCATTTATGCCCATGTCTACTAAAGCAACCAAGTGAATAAACAGCAGAAGCTTTGGAAGGGCTGAACTAAGGGCAGATATACAATCCCAGCTTGCTTGCTATGGGGCTTTCACAAAATTTTTTACCAACATGTGAGATGTTCAAAGCACAGACACATCAAATTGCTTGGCAATAATTCTAGCCCTGGCCTAACCAGAGGTGATCTACTGCACCATGACAACCCCAGCTGTTTTCATATTTGAATGCAAATGGCTCTCAGGAAGATTTTCTTCCAATAAACTTCTGACACGTTTTCAGAAGTTATCTAAGCACATAATTATCATCTTGCTTATTTTAAATCACTATTTTCTCCTCTACTCTGAATTATCTCCTTCAGACACTTTGACTTCTTTTccagaaatgctttttcctaAGTTTATGACTCTGGAATAGAAAAGTTGCCAGGCCCCACATGAAAAGTCTGTGTGAACCCCATTTCAgctataaaatgcaaaaattaccAAAGAACGGATAGagctaaacaaaaaaaaattccactgaaCCTTGAAACCAATCCAGCATATGCTAGAGGGCTAACTGCCAATCAGGGTGGATTTGAAGACTGAGAAATATCAAGGACAGAGAATATCCTCTTCATCGATGTGCTTCCAGAGAAACCCAGGAGTGCATCTCCATTCACCATCCCAAAATGACAGGGCAGAGATGGAGAGCAAAATCTGCACATTTATGTGGATAACAGGAACAGCTCAAAGAAACACAGCTAACACTTGCAAACATCTTGGGAAGGATATAAACCCCTGCACTCTCACAGTTGAAATTAACCTCTAGTTATTATTAGGAAAGGATGGTGATGATTTTTCATCTGTCTATTGTGAATATCCTTGTCGGTGTCTCTGCTGCTGGCTACTAGGAAAGACAGAGCATGGGATATTGCAGTCTGCCAATTCCTATGTTTGGTCACTCTGTCTTTGTTATTCTTCCTGATagaaatgacaaaaatattttccctttcccaaaAAGGTATGGTATCTTCCCCCATTTAGTCCTACCCTTAGATGACCACTGGAATTAGCCTCTCCATCTCCATCAAGTGCTGAATATCCACCCAAATGGCAAAGCAAAGAAGTCAACATTTCAATGTTTATTATTACCCATTTAAAAAGTCATCTCCCAGCCAAAACCCTCAGGAGCACCACTCCAGGAATAGAGGgctcctgttttctgttttgtctcttGTAGCCTTTCATCTTGCCCTTACATTACATACTGGCAATCAACTATCCGTGTCAGAAGCCAGAGTACTTCAGCTTTCATAGCAAAACACCACAGTAGCATCTTCCAGAGGGATGACAGAAAGCCACCTGGTTGCCTATAAGAATATGAAACAAGTCTCCACACAGTCTTGGATATTTATTTAAGTAGCATCTTTCTACTCTGTGTGATCAgaagctgagcagcagcagcatgaatGTATTTCTGTGATTGTAAACACAACTCTCAGAAACCAATGGCTATAGGGATTTTCCAACACCTCCACCACATGCATGTTTGCTTTCAAAGCTCCTGTATTATGCATAACAGTACAACTCTTCTGCCAGctgacaaaagagaaaaaatgttttactgtACAGTGCTCAGCTCCAAAACGTAATGCTAAAGGCTAGAGGAGGGTGTTTGTATCCCTTTTCTTTCTATCAGCTGTGTGTGTTCTGAGGCACAGCCTTTTTCACAGCTTGCCTTTGTATTTCTCTGACATGTCACCATTAGACAATGACACCCCCAAGGTCCAAATTGTTCTACCTGCCACCAAGGCCACCAAGCCCTCCCAGAGCAACCTTCACATGTGGGGCTCAGAGACATTCCCAGCTGCCAGGGGACTGGCATCACAAGTCAATTTTCTGCATGTTATAAATCTGCCATGTGGGACAAGACTGAAAATATGCCTTTTGGCACCTCCAGGATGAATACCAGCAAAAGCAACTATCTCCTCCCATTTGTAACTTCACAGTTTCTAAAAAAAACCTCACCTGGATACGCATTTTCACAGCCTGATGCACATCTACACTCCCCACACCGGCCTCCCAGTGCCCGGCCTTCTCCCCATTCACACTCTTGCTAAATAACAAAAGTAGTCAGTTTGTgctaatgtatttttcaaaactatCAACCCATTTTGTTCCCCATCTTTCTGTCTTTATTCTCTCATCTCAGTAAGGATATCCTAGGTATagtttcttgaatttttttgctttgtaccCAGCCATTCTTAGCGTACCCTCCCATCTGAGATTTTAACTTCAATTCAGATTTCTAAATCCTATGAATCTGGTATAACTTCAGTGCAGACTGATTTTCAAAGCTGCTGAGTGCTGACAAGTTCCTTAAGTAGAAGCCCTTCTGCATGCCCCAAGTCTCATGCAGCTTGTATCTAGCACCAAAAAGGAGCCTTAGTTTGGGGACCACAGCCCATACCCAAACAGTaaggcagcagctctgatgCACAGAACCCAAGCAGGAGAGCTCTGCTAGATCTGGTTTAGTTCAGTCCTGACCTTGTGCTCCCAGCCCCAAGCCTGGGAGGTGGCAGTCAGCTGTGAGAagacagggaggtgacagaggCTTTGAGATGAGGTTGACCAGGAGAGAGATGAACCTGCTGACGTGGGAATTCAGCAAGTTCACTCAACTGCGCCTCAGGTACGGGAGGTGGGAATTGAAAAGGCAGGTTGCAAAATCAGGTATAGGCcttgaggaaaagaaagctaGCTTGGAGTTAGAATAATTTCCTCTTCAACCCTTGGCAGTTCACAAACAGATTTCTGGTGTGAGAGCACTTCAGGTGTGAAAGGTACCTCTGGGCTTTAGCCTGTGCATGGAAATGGGTGCTCCCTTGTGCCAGAGCATCAGAAACGTTGCTAGCAGAGCATCAACACATTCAGGCCATGAAGAACAGGATGCACTACTCCATAAG
The nucleotide sequence above comes from Pithys albifrons albifrons isolate INPA30051 chromosome 13, PitAlb_v1, whole genome shotgun sequence. Encoded proteins:
- the MINAR1 gene encoding major intrinsically disordered Notch2-binding receptor 1 — encoded protein: MDSSQESSLFLVKILEELDTKQNTVSYQDLCKSLCARFDLSQLAKLRSVLFYTACLDPNFPATLFKDKMRCTVNNQQSKKIMVAADIVTIFNLIQMNGGVAKEKLPVARHKVKKKESFESCRSDTEICNMADCVPDCVPNCELNDQEFNRGFPVRRSSKCRKMDCKDCQQFVPSSEPNFLLGVNKDMKGRAASLDRLQALASYSIATSPPCEMQSTYFPMNIENESISDQDSLPISAGIKETFISSDEPFMMQSCVQKRNIFKEDFHNLITISPNLIPSNKTPEDGRREPQNRKESSKQTFFNHSFEMPYSSQYLNPVYSPIPDKRRVKHESLDDLQASTYFGPTTVLGPQDTKKWTGKPTKQTAWPAKSWSLNTEEVPDFERSFFNRKQSEEKPRYQSSSNPSPNFPSVDRHQSYLNVKDQQPIMQANYAMKPNGHKPKEIPSILDVDKHEPVKKFKDKSINCTSVQILSIDRTMSVGTQTEQQVLDHKKCKDLCAAGQAKYGERHSLKQSDDDSEIVSDDISDIFRFLDDMSISGSTGVMQSSCYNSTGSLSQVHKSDCESSPEHNLTKISNGSACNKMDKVVRADISNTDDELKTSVCKLVLRIGEIEKKLESLSGVREEISQVLGKLSKLDQKIQQPEKVSVQIDLNSLTSEAGSDESNSPQIFQCHSTPHGGKLENNPEWCCSDASGSNSESLRVKALKKSLFTRRSSRSLTEENSATESKIASISNSPRDWRAITYTNKVGITEEEMKERDGGENKDWHRKSKEADKQYEIPQPHRLSKQPKDAFLIEQVFSPHPYPASLKSHMKSNPLYTDMRLTELAEVKRAQPSWTIEEYTRNSGDKGKIAALDLQTQESLNPNNLEYWMEDIYTPGYDSLLKRKEAEFRRAKVCKIAALIAAAACTVILVIVVPICTMKS